One Peribacillus simplex NBRC 15720 = DSM 1321 genomic region harbors:
- a CDS encoding M20 family metallopeptidase: MLKNLFSRLQGVYPELVRFRRDLHMYPELSFHEVNTPKKIADVLTNLGLEVRTEVGGRGVVGILRGGKPGKTVALRADFDALPISDEKDVEYKSRISGVMHACGHDVHTAALIGVAKVLSEVRDELEGNVVFIHQFAEEVIPGGAKSMIEDGCLDGVDVIYGAHVSSILPLSIVAVGEGYIMAAGDTFEIEIYGKGGHGAAPHLTVDPIVVGSQLVLNLQQIVSRRVDPSKTVVVSVGSFQSGQASNVIPDTAKITGTVRTFEESVQDLIEKAIGQIATSTCEAAGATVKFKYERGYPTLWNHPDETIKADKLAKNLLGEEKVIQIPPYTLTGMEDFAFYLQKVPGTFFYVGGANPAMNAIYPHHHPKFDVDEESMLYIGKMFIALVFNYLSNSIIDADYMTQVEA; this comes from the coding sequence ATGCTAAAAAACTTATTTAGTAGACTTCAAGGGGTATATCCGGAGTTGGTTAGATTTCGCAGAGATCTTCATATGTATCCCGAACTATCCTTCCATGAGGTAAATACCCCAAAAAAGATCGCTGATGTATTAACAAACTTGGGATTGGAAGTAAGAACTGAAGTTGGCGGAAGAGGAGTAGTTGGAATCTTGAGAGGAGGGAAACCGGGCAAAACAGTAGCGCTGCGGGCGGATTTCGATGCATTGCCGATATCAGACGAGAAAGACGTGGAATACAAGTCCCGTATTTCTGGGGTGATGCATGCCTGCGGCCATGATGTTCATACAGCTGCTTTGATTGGAGTAGCCAAAGTATTAAGCGAAGTGAGGGATGAGCTCGAAGGAAATGTTGTCTTTATCCATCAGTTTGCGGAAGAGGTAATTCCAGGAGGAGCAAAGTCCATGATTGAAGATGGCTGTCTGGATGGAGTCGATGTCATTTATGGAGCCCATGTATCTTCCATTCTCCCGCTTAGTATTGTTGCAGTTGGAGAGGGATATATAATGGCGGCCGGGGATACATTTGAAATTGAGATTTATGGGAAAGGCGGGCATGGAGCAGCTCCTCATTTGACGGTAGATCCAATTGTGGTGGGCAGCCAACTGGTGCTCAATTTGCAGCAAATCGTAAGCCGCCGCGTTGATCCATCTAAAACAGTTGTTGTCTCGGTTGGTTCTTTTCAAAGCGGACAGGCTTCTAATGTCATTCCCGACACGGCCAAAATTACCGGAACGGTACGAACCTTCGAGGAAAGCGTTCAAGATTTGATAGAAAAAGCCATTGGGCAAATTGCAACATCCACCTGCGAAGCCGCAGGAGCCACTGTGAAATTTAAGTACGAGAGAGGATATCCCACTTTGTGGAATCATCCGGATGAAACAATAAAAGCGGACAAGTTAGCAAAAAATCTTCTGGGAGAGGAAAAAGTGATACAAATCCCGCCGTATACGTTAACGGGAATGGAAGATTTCGCCTTTTATCTGCAGAAGGTTCCTGGAACATTTTTCTATGTGGGAGGTGCGAATCCGGCGATGAATGCGATATACCCGCATCATCATCCGAAATTTGATGTAGATGAAGAGTCAATGTTGTACATCGGAAAAATGTTTATTGCATTGGTTTTTAATTATCTCTCAAACAGTATTATTGATGCTGATTATATGACTCAAGTAGAAGCTTAG
- a CDS encoding PTS lactose/cellobiose transporter subunit IIA, producing MAKTKEDLSELSFQLILHSGNARSCAMEAIALQKQGKSSDAQDKLKEAEQEFVAAHKIQTALIQQEVNGEKFDIPMLLIHAQDHLMTSMTTKDLAIEIVELHEKTQKN from the coding sequence ATGGCGAAAACGAAAGAGGATCTATCAGAATTATCATTTCAATTAATTCTCCATAGCGGGAATGCCCGCAGTTGTGCAATGGAAGCCATCGCCTTGCAAAAACAAGGTAAATCAAGCGATGCCCAAGATAAATTAAAGGAAGCGGAACAAGAGTTTGTTGCGGCACATAAAATCCAAACCGCATTGATTCAACAAGAAGTGAATGGTGAGAAATTCGATATTCCAATGCTCCTGATCCATGCTCAAGATCACTTGATGACATCCATGACAACAAAAGATTTAGCAATAGAAATCGTGGAATTACATGAGAAAACACAAAAGAACTAA
- a CDS encoding DUF871 domain-containing protein, with protein sequence MRRLGISIYPEHSTPDKDKQYIKLAHSYGFERIFTCLLSVSKPYEIVMEEYKNIISYAKALHMEVILDVAPAVFDKFDISYDDLSFFAEMGADGVRLDLGFDGLKEAKMTYNPYGLKIELNMSNDVDYLSNILTHQGNKNQMIGCHNFYPQKFTGLPYEFFIACSKRFKEQGIRTAAFVTSQTGDIGPWSINDGLCTLEQHRELSIDVQAKHLWATGLIDDVIIGNAYASEEELRMLGSLQRDMIELKVDLHSDASPIEQKVVLNELHLRRGDISEYMVRSVEVRKKYANEDFAIRESIPQRKGSVFIGNDTFGKYKGELQVILRDMPLDERKNVVANVAKEELFLLDYIKPWGTFRLIK encoded by the coding sequence ATGAGAAGATTAGGTATTTCAATTTATCCGGAACACTCTACACCGGATAAAGACAAGCAATATATTAAACTTGCACATAGTTATGGTTTTGAACGAATATTCACGTGTTTATTATCGGTTTCAAAACCATATGAAATTGTCATGGAAGAATATAAAAATATTATTTCTTATGCGAAAGCGCTACATATGGAAGTCATTCTTGATGTTGCTCCAGCTGTTTTCGACAAGTTTGATATAAGTTATGATGATTTAAGTTTTTTCGCAGAAATGGGAGCTGACGGCGTTCGTTTAGATCTTGGATTCGATGGCTTGAAAGAAGCTAAAATGACATATAATCCTTATGGATTGAAAATCGAATTGAATATGAGTAATGATGTTGATTATTTATCGAACATTCTGACGCATCAAGGGAATAAAAATCAAATGATTGGCTGTCATAATTTTTATCCCCAAAAATTCACAGGTCTCCCTTATGAATTCTTCATCGCCTGCAGTAAACGTTTTAAAGAACAGGGAATTCGTACAGCTGCATTTGTTACATCACAAACTGGTGATATAGGTCCTTGGAGTATTAATGATGGATTATGCACATTAGAACAGCACCGTGAACTTTCAATTGATGTACAAGCCAAGCATCTGTGGGCAACGGGTTTAATTGATGATGTCATCATCGGGAATGCTTACGCGAGTGAAGAGGAACTAAGAATGCTGGGGTCCTTACAGCGTGACATGATCGAGTTGAAAGTGGATCTCCATTCAGATGCGTCACCAATTGAGCAAAAAGTTGTGTTGAATGAATTACACCTTCGCCGTGGTGATATCAGCGAGTATATGGTCCGTTCAGTGGAGGTCCGTAAAAAATATGCGAATGAAGATTTTGCAATCCGGGAAAGTATCCCACAGCGAAAAGGGTCCGTTTTCATCGGCAATGATACTTTTGGAAAATACAAAGGCGAACTTCAAGTCATTTTAAGGGATATGCCATTGGATGAACGAAAAAATGTAGTCGCCAATGTTGCAAAAGAGGAACTTTTTTTGCTGGATTACATTAAACCTTGGGGCACATTTAGATTGATTAAATAA
- a CDS encoding sigma-54 interaction domain-containing protein, producing the protein MNQNMSTIEPEYLFKIMNFMNKPIYITDKNGMILFVSDMSCKLIGKKKEELIGKNVSQLEKEGFFKPSVAKIVLDKKQNVSVIQQGGEGTGVITGHLILDKNDEPKYAVTLGYDIPDFVGYSSQIKIEELDSAFRYYLQELQKLKAKLVRTKEVPFFIGQSRVYDMLKETIEKVACVETTVLITGETGVGKTLIAERIHHLSDRKDRPFIHLNCAAIPELLLESELFGYQKGAFTGANANGKTGLVKLAEKGTLFLDEIGELSHSLQPKLLQLLQNKTYMPIGASQTVKADVRIIVATNCNLEDMVKEGKFRADLYYRLHILPIRVPSLRERKEDIFCLLQYNLEKFNYLHNHKRVLSTKVVEVLQNYHWPGNVRELENIIEQLVIMAKENEVAIQDLPKRLIDSVCENVSISLNAGNSLHEVLESVEKRMITQAFHHHKTTRDAAKALGVTQSLFMRRLAKYAITKEER; encoded by the coding sequence ATGAATCAGAATATGTCAACCATCGAACCGGAATATTTATTCAAAATCATGAACTTTATGAATAAACCTATTTATATAACCGATAAGAACGGTATGATTCTTTTTGTTAGCGACATGAGCTGTAAGCTGATTGGGAAAAAGAAAGAGGAGCTAATCGGAAAAAACGTCTCACAATTGGAAAAAGAGGGGTTCTTCAAGCCGTCTGTTGCAAAAATAGTTTTAGATAAGAAACAAAATGTCAGCGTCATTCAACAAGGTGGAGAAGGAACAGGGGTAATTACAGGACATCTCATATTGGACAAGAATGATGAACCAAAATATGCAGTCACATTGGGTTATGATATTCCAGATTTCGTCGGTTATAGTTCTCAAATTAAAATTGAAGAATTGGATTCTGCTTTTCGGTATTATTTACAAGAATTACAAAAACTCAAAGCGAAACTTGTACGGACCAAAGAAGTCCCTTTTTTTATCGGACAAAGCCGGGTCTATGATATGCTCAAGGAAACAATTGAAAAAGTTGCCTGTGTGGAAACGACCGTTCTTATTACAGGGGAAACAGGTGTTGGAAAAACGCTTATAGCGGAACGTATTCATCATCTGAGTGACCGGAAAGATCGTCCGTTTATCCATCTTAATTGCGCAGCGATTCCGGAATTGCTCCTGGAATCCGAACTGTTCGGCTATCAAAAAGGAGCGTTTACCGGAGCAAATGCGAACGGCAAAACCGGACTTGTCAAACTTGCGGAGAAAGGCACCCTTTTCTTAGATGAGATTGGCGAACTCTCACATTCTTTACAACCCAAACTCCTTCAATTGCTGCAAAATAAAACGTACATGCCGATTGGAGCTTCCCAAACGGTAAAAGCCGATGTGCGTATCATTGTAGCTACCAACTGTAATTTGGAGGATATGGTCAAAGAAGGGAAATTCCGGGCTGATTTATATTATCGCCTCCATATTTTACCGATCCGCGTACCCTCGCTTCGTGAGCGGAAGGAAGACATCTTTTGTCTCCTTCAGTATAATTTGGAGAAGTTTAATTACTTGCATAACCATAAACGAGTGCTTTCTACAAAAGTGGTCGAAGTGCTTCAAAACTATCATTGGCCTGGAAATGTACGAGAATTGGAAAATATAATTGAGCAGCTTGTCATTATGGCAAAAGAGAATGAAGTTGCAATTCAGGATTTGCCAAAACGCTTGATCGATTCAGTCTGCGAAAACGTTTCAATCTCTTTAAATGCAGGAAATTCTTTACATGAAGTTTTGGAAAGCGTCGAAAAAAGAATGATCACACAAGCATTCCATCATCATAAAACAACCCGCGATGCGGCAAAAGCACTGGGCGTTACTCAGTCATTATTTATGCGCAGGTTGGCGAAATATGCGATTACTAAAGAAGAAAGATAA
- a CDS encoding amidohydrolase — protein MFADVVFLNGQVITVDSGNRIAEAVAVKRNRIEAVGTNKEIKRWIGESTKVMDLQGRTLLPGFIDSHLHLLSYGLTRLAINCKDASIQSNADLIGELKRKAESTPEGGWIVAVGYNEMFMLEGRYLTRNQLDEVSTEHPILIVRQCGHIMIANSNVLELTGVNDQSVDPEGGVFGRDESGRLNGLLVEAAMDPVKRVMNPTEEVLARAAEIASRDFVSLGITTIHDAGGYEPVNLRILQQAVRSGRLKVRVYAMVVHEPNFIRMRETCLSTGFGDDRFRIGPAKIFIDGASTAPTLATRQPYETNPEDSGILYYTQVNMNDALIAAHRDGYQITAHAQGDRAIEMLLNTFEEALRQYPRHNHRHRIEHAGLAMPDLIERMAKLGIVTVPNPNFFTEFGDIYIKHFGARSDYFYPIGACLKAGIVVAGASDSPVSNCNPLIGIHGAVNRLTPSGAVIGEEQKISVMEAIRLYTWNGAYASFEEDQKGSIEVGKLADLIVLNDRILDVTIDSIDQLRVEMTMIDGEIVYELGKSPDANDALEETINFIM, from the coding sequence ATGTTTGCTGATGTTGTATTTTTAAACGGACAAGTCATTACCGTCGATTCGGGCAATCGGATCGCAGAAGCAGTTGCCGTTAAACGTAACCGAATAGAAGCCGTCGGAACAAACAAGGAAATCAAACGTTGGATTGGAGAAAGCACCAAAGTGATGGATTTGCAAGGTAGGACTCTACTGCCAGGATTTATAGATTCGCATTTGCATCTACTCAGTTATGGACTTACAAGGCTAGCGATTAATTGCAAAGACGCATCGATTCAATCCAATGCAGATCTTATCGGTGAATTGAAACGGAAGGCGGAATCTACCCCTGAAGGAGGGTGGATCGTAGCAGTAGGTTACAACGAAATGTTCATGTTGGAAGGGCGGTACCTAACCCGCAATCAGCTGGATGAGGTGTCGACGGAACACCCGATTCTAATTGTGCGACAATGTGGCCACATTATGATTGCGAACAGTAATGTGTTGGAATTGACAGGTGTAAACGACCAATCGGTCGATCCGGAAGGTGGAGTGTTCGGTCGGGACGAGTCCGGGAGATTAAACGGGCTACTAGTGGAAGCAGCCATGGATCCGGTAAAACGTGTCATGAATCCGACGGAAGAGGTCTTGGCCAGAGCGGCGGAAATCGCTTCGCGCGATTTCGTATCGTTAGGCATTACGACAATTCATGATGCGGGTGGGTACGAGCCGGTCAATCTTCGCATCCTGCAGCAAGCGGTTCGTTCTGGCCGCTTAAAGGTTCGAGTGTATGCAATGGTCGTTCACGAGCCTAACTTTATCCGAATGAGAGAGACGTGCCTGTCCACTGGGTTCGGCGACGATCGATTTCGTATCGGTCCGGCGAAAATCTTTATAGACGGAGCCAGCACCGCGCCGACGCTTGCGACGCGTCAGCCATATGAGACGAATCCGGAAGACAGCGGCATTCTGTACTACACGCAAGTGAATATGAACGACGCGCTCATCGCAGCCCATCGAGATGGTTATCAAATTACGGCTCACGCCCAGGGCGATCGGGCGATCGAGATGTTGTTGAATACGTTTGAAGAAGCGCTTAGACAATATCCGCGACACAATCACAGACATCGAATCGAGCATGCCGGTTTGGCGATGCCCGATCTCATCGAGCGAATGGCTAAATTGGGCATAGTGACCGTTCCTAACCCGAACTTTTTCACTGAATTTGGAGATATATACATTAAACACTTCGGCGCTCGCAGCGACTATTTTTACCCAATTGGAGCCTGTTTAAAAGCTGGCATTGTCGTAGCAGGCGCCTCGGACAGCCCGGTCTCGAACTGCAATCCGCTTATCGGCATTCATGGGGCGGTCAACCGACTGACGCCGTCCGGCGCGGTCATTGGGGAAGAGCAGAAAATTTCCGTCATGGAAGCGATTAGGCTGTACACTTGGAACGGAGCCTACGCAAGCTTCGAGGAAGACCAAAAAGGAAGCATCGAGGTAGGGAAATTAGCCGATTTGATTGTGCTAAACGACCGAATATTGGATGTAACAATCGACAGTATTGATCAATTACGGGTTGAAATGACGATGATTGACGGGGAAATCGTTTACGAGCTGGGGAAATCTCCGGATGCAAATGATGCGTTGGAAGAAACCATTAATTTCATTATGTAA
- a CDS encoding MFS transporter, with protein MAVQGDNRKFILSLLFVGYMVSYMDRLVMTLAVVPIGQEFNLSPAATGTVISAFFLAYAIMQIPAGWLTDQLGYRRVIIFSIVLWSLFTVFTGFAWSFTALIVIRFLFGIMEGGYPAACAKAIAEYFPQKERGKAQSILMSSNSFGGLITGVLVPTLLIWLGWRNLFFALGAAGVIIGVLLWKYIRSPIQLEEAKEQQPVNKDSMLSLLKIRQTWALVLTWFSISIASWGTSSWLPMYMVTERHLDLVSAGLLGLLPTTAATLGTAAGGWLLVRFSGREKMYFLMNGLFYTVFLFLALFAPNVGMVFTYLTLSSIFYGFVFSAVYALPHKLFDKSVIGSAIGIMNLGSMIGGFIAPIMMGVLISALKGSYDGAFWFLIAAGLSSALFGLTIRNSNHVSHGDVADQIQSNVKVK; from the coding sequence ATGGCTGTTCAAGGGGACAACAGGAAGTTCATTTTGTCTCTCCTATTTGTGGGTTATATGGTTTCTTATATGGACCGGTTAGTTATGACTCTTGCTGTGGTACCGATCGGTCAAGAATTCAATCTTAGTCCGGCTGCCACGGGAACAGTAATCAGCGCCTTCTTCTTGGCTTACGCCATCATGCAAATTCCGGCCGGCTGGCTGACAGATCAGTTGGGTTACCGAAGGGTGATTATTTTTTCTATTGTCCTCTGGTCGCTTTTTACAGTCTTCACCGGTTTCGCTTGGTCGTTTACCGCTTTAATCGTGATTCGTTTTTTGTTCGGAATTATGGAGGGGGGATATCCTGCTGCCTGTGCAAAAGCCATCGCTGAGTATTTCCCTCAGAAAGAACGAGGTAAGGCACAGTCCATCTTAATGTCATCGAATTCGTTTGGCGGTCTAATTACGGGTGTTCTTGTGCCAACACTCCTGATCTGGTTAGGCTGGAGGAACTTGTTCTTTGCTCTTGGAGCAGCAGGTGTGATTATTGGAGTACTGCTTTGGAAATACATTCGGAGTCCGATTCAATTGGAAGAAGCAAAAGAACAACAACCAGTAAACAAGGATTCCATGCTCTCTTTATTGAAAATTCGTCAGACATGGGCATTGGTCCTAACGTGGTTTTCAATCAGCATTGCTTCGTGGGGCACGTCTTCATGGTTGCCCATGTATATGGTAACAGAACGCCATTTAGATTTGGTTTCCGCAGGGTTGTTGGGACTCCTTCCGACTACGGCCGCAACTCTGGGAACGGCAGCGGGTGGTTGGTTGCTGGTCAGATTTTCCGGTAGGGAGAAAATGTACTTTTTAATGAATGGACTTTTTTACACAGTATTTTTATTTTTAGCACTCTTCGCACCTAATGTTGGAATGGTCTTTACCTATTTAACACTGTCATCAATCTTTTATGGTTTTGTGTTTAGTGCAGTATACGCACTCCCTCACAAATTGTTTGACAAGAGTGTGATTGGTTCCGCCATTGGAATTATGAATTTGGGATCGATGATTGGTGGATTCATTGCACCGATCATGATGGGTGTACTCATCTCAGCATTAAAAGGTTCTTATGACGGCGCTTTCTGGTTCTTAATTGCGGCTGGTTTGTCCTCCGCGCTGTTCGGACTAACCATTCGAAACAGCAATCATGTTTCTCACGGGGACGTGGCTGATCAAATACAGTCGAATGTCAAAGTAAAATAG
- a CDS encoding PTS sugar transporter subunit IIB, with amino-acid sequence MNILLCCSAGMSTSLLVNKMEKAAVEEGLNVKIQAVATMEVRNHIDEVDVILLGPQVRYLLNDIKKIGDEKGVPVDTINPMHYGSCNGKEVLRTALQLISK; translated from the coding sequence ATGAATATACTATTATGCTGTTCTGCAGGAATGTCCACTAGTCTATTGGTTAATAAGATGGAGAAAGCGGCGGTGGAAGAAGGATTGAACGTGAAAATCCAGGCTGTTGCCACTATGGAAGTAAGAAACCATATAGATGAGGTGGATGTTATTCTTTTAGGTCCTCAAGTTCGTTATTTACTTAATGATATAAAGAAAATAGGGGATGAAAAAGGAGTACCGGTAGATACGATTAATCCAATGCATTATGGATCATGTAATGGCAAGGAAGTATTGCGTACGGCCCTCCAATTAATTTCAAAATAA
- a CDS encoding PTS sugar transporter subunit IIC, producing the protein MNNFMGILEMKVLPVANKIGSQRHLLAIRHGVLATLPLTIIGSFFVILLNFPIDGYDEWIAPYRAALDVPFRFTVGAMALYAAFGVGSALAGHYKLDQLSAGLLSVLAFLITCVVPTQVMESVPGVIEAGRWLPISSLSAASLFGAIVTSLISVEIFHFLIKRDIKIKLPESVPPMVSNSFAALIPTLVVVLLFWGIRYGLGFDINSIITTLVSPLKNLLVGNSLIGGLLTVFLIVFFWSLGIHGPAILGPIIRPMWDSAILENMDAFARTGNAANLPNLFTEQFIQWFVWIGGAGSTLSLVVLFLFSKSKYLKELGKLSFVPGIFNINEPIIFGAPIVMNPILMVPFIIAPLVNVIVSYTFFQLGLIPMIMAKLPFTVFSPIAAVISTNWTIMAGVLVLLNFFISLMIYFPFFKMFEKQHLRDENKIEEGPEEKKAGIKYA; encoded by the coding sequence TTGAATAATTTTATGGGGATACTAGAAATGAAAGTGCTTCCAGTTGCAAACAAAATTGGTTCACAAAGACATCTACTGGCAATCAGGCACGGTGTTCTAGCAACACTTCCACTGACGATCATTGGCTCATTTTTTGTTATTTTGTTAAATTTTCCAATTGATGGATATGATGAATGGATTGCACCTTATCGTGCTGCTTTGGATGTTCCGTTTCGGTTTACAGTGGGAGCAATGGCTTTATATGCAGCTTTTGGGGTGGGATCAGCGCTTGCTGGCCATTATAAATTAGATCAGCTCAGTGCAGGCCTTCTATCAGTCTTAGCTTTTCTGATTACATGTGTTGTGCCTACCCAAGTCATGGAATCCGTTCCAGGAGTAATAGAAGCGGGTCGCTGGTTACCTATCAGCTCTTTGAGCGCAGCCTCATTATTCGGAGCAATAGTAACATCCTTGATTTCCGTAGAAATTTTTCATTTTCTTATTAAGCGGGATATAAAAATCAAATTACCTGAAAGCGTTCCGCCAATGGTTTCGAATTCCTTTGCAGCCCTTATTCCAACATTAGTCGTGGTCCTTCTTTTCTGGGGCATTCGTTATGGTTTAGGATTTGACATTAACTCGATCATCACTACATTGGTGTCACCTCTCAAAAATTTATTGGTTGGTAATAGTTTAATAGGAGGTCTGCTTACAGTCTTTCTCATCGTTTTCTTTTGGTCGCTGGGTATTCATGGACCAGCAATATTAGGTCCGATCATACGGCCAATGTGGGATTCGGCGATTCTCGAAAATATGGATGCATTTGCAAGAACAGGTAATGCGGCGAATTTGCCCAATCTATTTACCGAACAATTCATTCAATGGTTCGTATGGATTGGTGGGGCAGGATCAACTTTATCACTTGTTGTACTGTTCTTATTTTCAAAATCGAAGTATTTGAAAGAGTTGGGTAAACTGTCATTTGTTCCAGGGATTTTTAATATTAACGAACCTATCATTTTTGGAGCGCCAATTGTTATGAACCCCATTTTAATGGTTCCATTCATCATTGCCCCATTGGTAAATGTCATAGTTTCTTATACATTCTTTCAATTAGGATTAATACCGATGATAATGGCTAAGCTGCCGTTTACGGTCTTTAGTCCAATCGCAGCTGTCATCAGTACAAATTGGACGATCATGGCCGGGGTTCTGGTTTTATTGAACTTCTTCATCTCATTAATGATCTATTTTCCATTTTTCAAGATGTTCGAGAAGCAGCACTTGCGTGATGAAAATAAAATAGAAGAAGGACCAGAAGAAAAAAAAGCAGGCATTAAATATGCTTGA
- a CDS encoding aldo/keto reductase — translation MQRVNLTEELSLSRIVHGMWRLADWRFSTEEILSLIEHGMDRGVTTYDHADIYGSYTCEEIFGNALSLKPSLRDKMEIVTKCGIVLQSKNRPSHKSHHYDTSKAHIIKSVDQSLMNLKTDYIDLLLIHRPDPLMDPAETAEAFNQLKESGKVRNFGVSNFKKPQWDMLQSYLEYPLVTNQLELSAYNLENFEDGTMNLCQEMGVAPMAWSPLAGGSIFEESNEKAARLRKTLEIVKEEIGANGIDEVMYAWLLRHPAKIMPIVGSGKKERLDSAIDSLNLSMEKEQWFNILTSSMGHDIP, via the coding sequence ATGCAAAGAGTCAATCTAACTGAAGAGCTTAGTCTTTCACGCATTGTACACGGTATGTGGAGATTGGCAGATTGGAGATTTTCTACCGAGGAAATCCTATCTCTTATTGAACACGGAATGGATCGGGGCGTCACTACATATGATCACGCCGATATATATGGAAGCTATACGTGTGAGGAGATTTTTGGGAACGCTCTTTCATTAAAGCCATCTTTACGCGATAAAATGGAAATTGTTACGAAATGTGGCATAGTTCTTCAATCAAAAAACCGTCCATCCCATAAAAGTCACCATTATGACACTAGTAAAGCCCATATCATAAAGTCTGTTGATCAATCTCTTATGAATCTTAAAACGGATTATATTGATCTGTTACTTATTCATCGTCCGGATCCCCTGATGGACCCGGCGGAAACGGCTGAAGCGTTTAATCAATTAAAAGAATCAGGAAAGGTCCGTAACTTTGGAGTATCGAACTTCAAAAAACCGCAGTGGGATATGCTTCAATCTTATCTAGAATATCCGCTTGTGACGAATCAACTTGAGCTTTCTGCATACAATCTGGAAAACTTCGAAGACGGAACCATGAACTTATGTCAGGAAATGGGCGTTGCACCGATGGCATGGTCACCGCTTGCAGGAGGAAGCATTTTTGAGGAATCGAATGAAAAGGCTGCCCGCTTAAGAAAAACGTTAGAAATCGTAAAAGAAGAAATCGGGGCCAATGGAATAGATGAAGTGATGTATGCCTGGCTGTTGAGACATCCTGCAAAAATCATGCCGATCGTTGGATCAGGTAAGAAAGAACGATTGGACAGCGC
- a CDS encoding VOC family protein: protein MKPRITVITLGVDDLEKSLEFYREGLGFQTEGIVGKEFEHGAVAFFDLQGGLKLAIWNRRDIAHEAKVPLSPTSSTEFTIGHNVGSKEEVNIVLEKAKKAGAIITDPAHDTFWGGYSAHFQDPDGHLWEVVWNPQWDIKE, encoded by the coding sequence ATGAAACCACGTATTACTGTAATTACATTAGGTGTGGATGATTTGGAAAAATCGCTGGAATTCTATCGGGAAGGCCTTGGATTTCAAACAGAAGGAATAGTGGGCAAAGAATTTGAGCATGGAGCTGTTGCCTTTTTCGACCTGCAAGGTGGCTTAAAGCTTGCCATATGGAATCGAAGGGATATAGCTCATGAGGCCAAGGTTCCTTTGTCTCCGACAAGTTCTACTGAATTTACCATTGGTCACAATGTAGGTAGTAAAGAAGAAGTGAATATTGTGTTGGAAAAAGCAAAAAAAGCTGGCGCGATCATAACCGATCCGGCACATGACACTTTCTGGGGAGGATACTCTGCACATTTTCAAGACCCTGATGGACACCTTTGGGAAGTCGTTTGGAATCCGCAGTGGGACATTAAAGAATAA